One window of the Cryptomeria japonica chromosome 7, Sugi_1.0, whole genome shotgun sequence genome contains the following:
- the LOC131856790 gene encoding replication protein A 70 kDa DNA-binding subunit A-like, translating to MAEQKGLELKNMLTNDSMLILALRNACVGYFNGKLINIIAATTLHINPNFPEAELLTSRGKDPLLDVPFVAQTIHIDDRYTRMTISSIHEQMSIRPETIQTTLLAVLCFVNVNDQNFYYTACPLIVNGRPCKKKCTQHTDDSWFCSRCQMTMQDCNYSYLLPLKLQDATGTLWATVFDEGGIHLLHKTAKQLYALQNDATTTETPSLVIKRLLSCYYSFTVLVSTETYNSEMKMKVAVNKVAPVDFKVECHALLAEIACLSTET from the coding sequence ATGGCAGAACAAAAGGGCCTGGAATTGAAAAATATGTTGACCAATGATAGTATGCTTATCCTTGCTTTACGTAATGCTTGTGTTGGCTATTTCAATGGAAAGCTTATAAACATAATAGCTGCAacaacattacatatcaacccaAATTTTCCAGAAGCAGAGCTTCTAACATCAAGAGGAAAGGACCCTTTGCTTGATGTACCTTTTGTTGCACAAACTATCCACATAGATGACAGATATACTAGAATGACAATTTCTTCAATCCATGAGCAGATGAGCATCAGACCAGAAACAATTCAGACAACATTGCTAGCTGTTCTGTGCTTTGTGAATGTCAATGACCAAAATTTCTATTACACAGCTTGCCCACTAATAGTCAATGGAAGGCCTTGCAAGAAAAAGTGTACACAGCACACTGATGACTCTTGGTTCTGCTCTAGATGTCAAATGACTATGCAAGACTGCAATTATAGTTACCTCTTGCCTCTAAAGTTGCAAGATGCCACAGGTACTCTATGGGCCACTGTATTTGATGAGGGTGGcattcacttgctacacaaaactgcAAAACAACTCTATGCACTCCAAAATGATGCAACAACAACAGAGACACCTTCCTTAGTGATCAAGAGACTACTATCATGTTACTATTCATTCACAGTGCTGGTTTCTACTGAGACATATAAttcagaaatgaagatgaaagtgGCAGTCAATAAAGTTGCTCCTGTTGACTTCAAAGTTGAGTGTCATGCATTACTTGCAGAAATTGCCTGCCTAAGTACAGAGACTTAA